The nucleotide window TTCTACAAACATTTAGACATTTTGTACCAGATATTCATCTCATGGATTCCCGATGACATTGCAGTACCAGGCATTTTTTCGCTCCTTACCTTGTGCCCTGCACCACTTCTGTAATAGTCTGGTGTGATCAGCTAGAAATGACTTCCAGCAATCAAAATAAAGGCCACACGTACTACTGCACCTCCAAGGCAGCCCGTGTTATGTTCTGTGTACGGTGCTGTGTAATGTGGGGGCACAAAGGGCCCATTCAGACCATTGCCGTGTATTAATGTGTAGTTTATTTGCACAACCTTCCTTCTAGAAagggcatttattttaaataagctgCCGGTGCACAGGGGCACACATTAAGACCTGCAGGCAGAATATAGATTTAGATTTTTCCACATTTGTTCATTATATTGCAGTAAAACTCATGTTTTAGTGCATTAGGAAGACATGCAAAACCATCCATTGCAAATCGTCCCTTGCTGCAAGCTCCAGCTTTTAATTCTGACCCGGAACCTGCGTTTGTATATCAGTTGTGTTAtgtacacgtgtgtgtgtgtgtgttctgtgtCTGTGATCCAACAAGTAGTGAAAGAAGAATGATGGCAGCCATGAAGTTTgaactttttaaacaaacaagTCCGCTATGGCTGCTCCCATTTAGCTGATTGAACAGAATCTCTGTAAAGAATAGATGGGCCGCATGCTTGTTAACGTTGGTTTAGCGGCTGCTGTTGTGTTCCAGTGACAGGTAcacattaattttaaaacacTGGGCTACTTTTTCCCTTCTAGCATGCCCTGGGATGGCTCTCCAGGGAGCAGACACATTACAGGTTTTAGGAAGACTTAGCAGCATATAGCAGCTTTGTTTAACTTCATGCACTCCCTGAGTCTCCCTCACCCCACTCCTTTTTCCAGAGCTATAGGTCTAGGCCCAGCCAAAGTAAACATCCCCAGGGCAGGAGTGACTGGGAGACTGTGCCACTGATGGGGGGGTGAGGAGGCAGGCGGAGCGTGTTGGAATGGGGGGGGGAGGAGGGGAAGCATTCCTGAAGGCTATAGCAAAGAAAACAATTCGGCATTAAGAAATCTGTCTGCATGAAACCGTCTGTATAGCTGTGTCTGTTTACAGAGTAGAAATGTTCACCGCTTCGGCCAGCTGCATGTAGCGCTGTGTGTACTTTATGTTGTATAGTTATGTGAGACTTTTATGGTTTCACGTATTTCCATATTCTGAGCTCGCCATTCAAAGACTTTCCTCTTGTCTCTGATATCAGCAACTTGAGTGCAGATCCATGCCTAGGAATGTACTTGGgtatagtttttatataaataacatgGCTGAGACCTTCATGGTATGTTCACAGCGGTTACAAGTACCATAATATCCCCCACAAACCCCCAGTCCAGTAAATCTGcaggtgattattattattaaacaggatttatatagcaccaacatattatgcagcgctgtacattaaataggggttgcaaatgatagacggtgacacaggaggagaggaccctgccccgaagagcttacaatctagtaggtgggggactttacacacaatagtaggaaatacctatttaatgtacagcgctgcgtaatatgttggcgctatataaatcctgtttattaataataataataataataataatacgtgaTTCTCCCATCAATCAGGGTAGCACACTTTGGTTAGGTTTCACACCAAAAACACGATATACATTAGAATGTTGTAATGTAAAACGTGCTCCATACATTTTCTATGAATGCTGGGCTTCAATTTCAACACTAATATCGGTGTGTTGAAGTGTCCTTCACTGACCAATTGCCTTTACTGGATGGCCATGGGAGTGAATTTGATGCTGTAAACCTTTGTGTTTGAATTCTGTACAATTGGgacatttttcagcaaaatacaaataaatacttcATATTGAATTGAATGCCCAGAGCCTGAATTCTAGTGGACGCCAGCCATCTTTACCATAGCAGCAAGCACTTGGCTGGAAGAATGAGGGCTTGACATTAGCTATAGGTACGAATAAGGGgaggtataaaaaatgaaattacttggTTTGGGAAACCAAGAATGATCCCTGTAGACCTCACTGGTTTGTATACCATAAAGATCAGTAAAAACTTGACTACCAAAATGTATCTGCCTCCATATAACCCAGGACTGAGGGACTGCGGCTTCTGGACCTTTTTTTGATTCTAGTATCCACAGCGACACAATTACACCTTGATTTATTTCGTTATATTAATtgtgtgaaacgcgtcgggtatccCATGTTGTCCGTAAATCTGTGTATATTCATATGGTCCAGCACGACAACTAAACATTTTCCTGGGAGAGTCTCCATAATTGtgacttaaataaataaatgtgctttgtttATCTGAGTAGAAGCAGACATGGCAATAAATGTCACACAAGTGGGGGGAATAGGCCGGCTTTCTGCCCTCTTGTTCAGGTGTTTCCTTTGCCGCCTGTTGAATGCCGGGACAGAAAACAGCCCATGGATGGTGGTGGTCATCTCCTCTTATCACAGGAACTACTCCATTCAGCATTTTCAGCCCCTTCCCCTTCTGGAGATATTGGCTTATCTATGTGGAAGAGGGTTTAAAATTGGAACATTGctgggagtgggggggggggagcttgATGGGGGGCGACAATGCCATTTGTCTGCTTAAGTTCTGGAAATTGTCAGCAGGAACAATAAGGACGTTTCCTGCTGGATTCCAGTCACTCGACAGGCTCCTGAACCCTTTCCCTCCCCCCAGACACCCACACATTGTCTATAGGGAGCGAGCCTGCCACCCTGTGCCATGTCTGCTGTGGGCACAAAGAAACTTAAAAAGTTTTCCTAAAAGTTTCTGAAAAGATTTCTGGTGCTGTGAGTGTGCGGCCTCCTCCTGTGAATAGGACAAGGCCTCCAGTCTCTAGCTGCAGGCTGCTCGCTCACAGCTGGACCTTGTCTTGCTCTGTGTTGGTTTTACTGCCCCAGTTCCTTCTCCCATGTAAACATTCCCGGGATCCTCCAGGATTTATATCTGCCCATGCTGGCAGTTTCCTGCTCCCCCCCTCTGCCTGCACAAATCCCTAAATCCTCCCCAGCACTGGAGTATCTGGGGGAAGAGAAGGGGTCAGATTTCTTCCATTATGTTGGCTCAGAGGTTTCCAGCAAGTCCATTTGTCAAGTATATTctgtcaaaagaaaataaatgtgggaagtggttttattattttctgctgtGTATGTTCTATAGATCATTTGAGTTTGAGTACCAGGCCGCTTAGTTGTATTCAATGTCACcgtaaaatgaaaatttgtttcAGTCCGCTCCGAACAGTTGGACCCTCAGATGGGTTTTCAGATTTCTAATTGTTCCAAATACAAAGCTCACccctaaaaaacaacaaaaaaataaatatattaaaataatatgaaaattaaTTGTCCAAAGTGGTCTGATTTAGCTGGTAATTTCCAGGTCAAaccatgaaaatataaaagagaatttATAGAGACTGCATCGATTATTATCTGTATATAGAAAATGAATCGTCAAATGATTTCATTGTTTGCATTTCAATGATTAATTTACATGGATTTGTGTTTTTCTGCTGTGATGGGAAGGTTTTTTAGTAGTGCTCCCTGTATAGATCAAGTGTTTTCAGTGACCTATTCTGCAGATTGactaataaatgttcaaattttgGAACTTTTTGAGTAAATCTTTTAGTAAAATGCTGAAAAGTTAGTGAAATGATCTACATTGTATCATTCGGAGTCGGCTTGTTGGTGCCACCTAGAGGCAAAGAGAAGTGTGGCAGCTGTTCAAGCATGAGAACCTTTTGGTGGTCACATttagaacatacaaactacatGCTTCACATATGATGAGCAACATCTGGCCTCCCAGAaatgtgaatataataataaaagcttataTATGTAATAATCATGTTCAGTTGTCTGCAGTGGGATTGTTGTTTGGGATGCCAGCTGTGTCCCCACCAAAGCGTTAAAATCTGATGATAACTTGTGGCATTGTTCTGACATTCATCTCCTTTACTTTGCAGTATCTACAGATGAAATGGCCTCTCCTCGATGCCCCAAGCACTGCTGGTTTGAAGGATGCAAGATCGCCATCACCTGCACACTTGGTAAGTTTGGTCTTGTTGTCTCCATGGTCTATAGAAAAGTCTATAAAAAAGCTTCTGGCTGATGggatatttaacagaccaaaagttTCATATTTGGGGGAGGTTACAAGTctgtttagccttttttttttttttttttttactcaacttcaaaaaaatggaatttcagGGAATTATAGCAATATACAGATGTAACTTGATCAGCTGCAAATTCTTCCACTTGGCccctttatttttcatgtatgtgTTCAGGTTTCCATGCTGCGTAGGGGAATAGGGAAATAAAATCTCATTGTTTGCCCCTTGTAATGTTTATATAGTAAGAGCTGACAAGATCCACATGCAATTCATGCTCAGTCTTGCTGCACAACGTGCACACACGCATGCTTGCATAACTTTCCGCACTCACTCATGCTTGCATTTGTGTGCAGAATGTTTCCCGTCACACACGGGGCCGCCTTTGTTCCGGCTTTGTGTACCTGTATTAGCACCTGAATTCCTGTCTATTCAATAGGCATTAAGTCTTTCAGCACAGAGTTGAGCTGCTGCTTAATGTAGGAGGGGGTTCAATTCTTCGTGGGGAAGACTGATGGCCTGGGTGGGGCTCGGCCTACTTGGCGTCGGTCTCCCTAATGCTTCGAGCTCCTTAATGGGCATCTTCGGGGGAGAAGATCTGTGCAAATAAGAAGGGATTAGAATGATTGGTGAGGGGTGATTTATGGGTAGTTTGCTTGTTTTCACCTGTTCAGGTAAATGTCAGCTGctttctgatttactaaaggaataatcTGTTCACTTGGCAACATTAATTATCCCCTTGTAAGAGATTTCATGCAGCTGATTTAATGTGGGGGCAATTTCTGTTAAGAATACTCAATCATGGGCTAGGAAATTCGGAACAAGATTTGCACAGTATTGGATAAATAAAGTCTGTAGTTCTTCTTATTGACTAAGTGAAATTTATCTTTTGTCAggaaataattcattttgctatatgAACAActgatatttctttattaaattaatcGCAATGTGTCCTGTGAATTAAATGCATGCTGTGTTATGTTGGCCCAATAGGCCTCAGGGTATGAAATAATGGTCCCACATAATCGATTTTTAGGGGGCACCCAGATTAAAGATGAATTGGCATTAACACAGTGATTCTTCTTCCTAGTCCAACAAGGTTCCAGTTGTTCAACATCCACATCATATGCATCCTTTAACGCCCCTCATCACCTACAGCCAGGACCGCTTCTCACCAGGCACCCCACCAGGACATTTGTCACCTGAAATAGACCCAAAGACCGGTAAGTTGCGGTGTCCTACAGATTCCAGCTTTCTTTTGGTTTTCGTATAGACGTGTTTTTAACTGGATGCTTTTGTGCACAGGAATCCCCCGTCCTCCTCATCCGTCAGAGCTGTCTCCATATTACCCTCTGTCTCCTGGAGCTGTAGGGCAGATTCCTCACCCTTTGGGATGGCTTGTTCCACAGTAAGTACTAGGACAGGCTTGGACTGTGTAATCTCATCCCATGTTGGACAGTTTGTTTAATGCTCTTTGTGTGTTTTCAGGCAAGGCCAGCCCATGTACTCCATTCCTCCGGGTGGATTCAGACATCCGTATCCTGCATTGGCCATGAACGCCTCAATGTCCAGGTATGGTGAACTGATAAGTTAAGCTGTTTCTCATTTTTTGGTTGATCCATGCCTTTGTTTTCTTGGTGCTAATGGTCAGTCTGTCTGCATTTTTCCTGCAGTCTGGTTTCCAGCCGTTTCTCCCCACATATGGTGCCTCCTCATCCTGGGTTGCATACCTCAGGGATCCCTCACCCTGCCATAGTCTCACCTGTTGTCAAACAGGAGCCGTCCTCTGGAAACCTCAGCCCAAATCTCAACTCGTAAGTGTTATTACCCCTTTGAAGGGAAACCACTGCAAAATGTCTCATGTACAGGTGATTTGTGCTGTATAAGATTAGATTCTGTTCATGGAGATCTGCCCACATTACAGGTAAAGGATCAATGATGGCCGAGCTGGAAATAATGTAGACAACTTGTTCTGGATTGCAAAGTCTTCATGCAATTTGTTCATTCCAGAACTTTGTTCTAGCAACCAGTTTCAAATCTAATAATTTCATTGGATAGAAAAGGTTAAAACCCTTGTCTGGGTTTTGCTCCATCTGTGTCTATTTGGTGTCATTTTCTGTCCGACACAAGAAATGGAGATCTTAGTGAGGGAGATTGCCCCTTACAGTTATGGATGGATATTGGTGTCTTGTATCTCAGACTGCAGTAGTCATTGTATCCTTGGATCTTCCCAACAATCGATAACGCTGGCGTGACTGCAGTCCAATGAGAAGTATGATAGGGCAGTGGCACCTGTAATATTGGTGGCTGTGTGAGGAGAGCAGAAAATCCTGCGATTTGAAATGAAAATATCAGGTTTGGTTGGAGTTCACCTTTTTAATTACTCTTGTTTCTTTTATTACCTGCAGGAAGCAGTCAGTTGCAatcaagaaagaagaagaaaagaagccaCACATTAAGAAGCCTTTAAATGCCTTCATGCTGTACATGAAAGAGATGAGAGCAAAGGTGGTTGCAGAATGCACGTTGAAAGAGAGCGCTGCCATCAACCAGATCCTTGGCCGCCGGGtgagtggagttttttttttaaaatagccacatttatgtttattttgaccAGCAGAATGTATTAAATGTAAGTCTGTCTGTTCTTTATCTGCAGTGGCACTCATTATCCCGAGAAGAACAGGCCAAGTACTATGAACTGGCAAGAAAAGAGAGGCAGCTTCACTCTCAGCTCTACCCGACATGGTCTGCAAGAGACAACTATGTAAGTGCACCGGACAAGTCTGACTTCTTACGTTCTACACTGTTTGGACAATTATCTCCAAATACAATCCATGACATTATAACTGTCCTTGTATGGGTCATATTGCTGCACTCCCAGAAAgaatcaaagctgaactccaggcatatacacaaataaatgcagctctgtattaaataatacattgttgACATTTAttgggatatttatttatttgttgggaTTTTGTAAATCCTGGTATTGACGCCTTGCAGTCCCTGTGCAGCGGCTCTCGGACTAGAGAAAACGGACGCAGGAAGCCAAttggttgtgctgcagtgctcacaTGCAAAGAAGAAACTTTCTGATAGGGAAGAGCAGTGTGACAGGTGCACTGGTCAGTCCTATCTTTTAATTCCCAGTCATTAGTGGGGTGGTGGATAAGACCTGTATGTGTAACGTAACTGAGGCTTTTCCCATCCGTCCTGTCAGGGCTGGGCTGTGCTGTATaggtcaggactggatggacagaaatccAACCCTCATCAATATATGAAGCACTGTACATCTTGTGAAGGGGTACTCTCAGGTTGCCTTGTTACCATGAGACACATTTTACATTGGtagggtttactttaaataatcatGAAGCCAGCAGTGTATTGCGTTGTCTCCCCTTCTGTACTAATAGAATATTGTGCATTCTCTATCGCAATCACACTTATATTGTTTTAGTAACAAAAGATGTGGCCGATGTTCATTTTGCCTTTTATCTTCCAGGGAAAGAGAAAGAAGCGGAAGAGAGAGAAGCAATCGTCGCCAGAATCAGAAGGTAGATGCCGTTTTCTGCTTTGAACAAATTATGTGATGTAAAGATCATTCTTTGCTAATGTAGCCCATAGAGGGACAAGTCATGTGATCTTATGATGCAGTGATTGACATGAGACCTTGTCACTGTTCATTCTAAAACAATCTTCTTATAATCTGATAAATATCTTTGGGGGTCTGATATATACCATTATCTGTGAACTTACTGCATAAATAATAGgccctttctttttgtttctgttgcaGTTTCTAAAGCAAAGAAGGTATGCATGCCTCACCTTCCTGCAGAGAAGTCGTGTGACAGCCCGGCCTCCTCTCATGGAGGCATGCTGGACTCTCCAGCCACACCTTCCGCTGCTCTGGCATCTCCTGCAGCCCCAGCGGCTACCCACTCTGAGCAGGCTCAGCCACTCTCGCTCACCACCAAGCCAGAAGCCAGAGCACAGTTGTCTCTCAGCCACTCTGCCGCCTTCCTGGCCTCCAAATCTCCTCCGTCCTCCAGCCTGTCAGGGCATCTGCCATCTCCTGTGGGATCTCCTCTGCTTTCTCGTCCCATCCCACTCACGTCCTCCATATTATCTCCGCCTGGTGTCTTCCCTTCGGCCTTGCAAGCTTTACCACTGCTGCAGGCACAACCTCTGTCTTTGGTGACCAAATCCAGTGACTGACGCGAGAGGATTCCTTATCCCAGGTAGCCAGGACCCAGACATATGAACGGAGTAGTCCCGGCAGACCCTGCACATACCCTGCTCTGCACTCTTACATATACAGCTTTGCAGATCTTCTGCACTGACTTATGTATATAAAATGCCCGGCCCTCGGGCCCCGGTCACCCTGGTCTGTGTTACATATATGAACAATGCTTCGTGGAAGTGGACATCACGACGTACTGGTGCATATGGAATTCCCTGCATTGGCCCTACAGGACATGAATGATTTCATGGGCCAATTATGATTGGACAAAGCAGTGGCAGGGATCTCCAGTGTTGCTCACAATTACTTGGTATGATGCAGGTGAACCAGGCTACTTTTCCGGGCTGTACCTCTCTTTCAACCACACCATACACCTGGCCGGAAACCCCAGACCCACACGGATTATTGGTCAATATTTGACCTGGCGGCTTTACCGTTGGTTCTGCTGATCTTGTTAAatccttttttctgtattttttaaataaaatttaaatgggatgaataggaaaaaaaaatccatgtaaatTGTACATAGAAATGTGCCCAGCTAGGGAAAATGGGCTATGCATGTTTGCTTTTatggggtgggggggtggggtCTTTTTTATGTTCTGAAAGTTGGGTCTAATTTTTAAAGTCTGCTCATTGATATGCTATGGAGGCAGCCATTTTGTGGATTTAATTAATATCAGGAGAATGCAGGAAAGGAAATTGCAGCCATTGGTCAGTTCGTTTCTGGTCTTCAATAACTGTTGGATGTGGCCCATTCATATAAGAGGAACTGGTGGGAATGCTGTCCTGGGGCCTGGTAGCACTGCCAAACTAATGAAGAAT belongs to Pyxicephalus adspersus chromosome 2, UCB_Pads_2.0, whole genome shotgun sequence and includes:
- the TCF7L1 gene encoding transcription factor 7-like 1, which gives rise to MPQLNSGGGDELGANDELIRFKDEGEQEDKSPGEGSAEGDLADLKSSLVNESENHSSDSDSEVERRPPPRESFEKPRDYLSEAFRRQQQDAAFFKSPPYAGYPFLMIPDLGGHYLPNGALSPSARTYLQMKWPLLDAPSTAGLKDARSPSPAHLSNKVPVVQHPHHMHPLTPLITYSQDRFSPGTPPGHLSPEIDPKTGIPRPPHPSELSPYYPLSPGAVGQIPHPLGWLVPQQGQPMYSIPPGGFRHPYPALAMNASMSSLVSSRFSPHMVPPHPGLHTSGIPHPAIVSPVVKQEPSSGNLSPNLNSKQSVAIKKEEEKKPHIKKPLNAFMLYMKEMRAKVVAECTLKESAAINQILGRRWHSLSREEQAKYYELARKERQLHSQLYPTWSARDNYGKRKKRKREKQSSPESEVSKAKKVCMPHLPAEKSCDSPASSHGGMLDSPATPSAALASPAAPAATHSEQAQPLSLTTKPEARAQLSLSHSAAFLASKSPPSSSLSGHLPSPVGSPLLSRPIPLTSSILSPPGVFPSALQALPLLQAQPLSLVTKSSD